The DNA segment GTATCTGTGTGCCATGGAGTTTGCCGGTGTTCTGCGGCTGCTTTGGCGTTCTGTGTGAGCTTGTTCGCTTATGTGTGGCAGATTTGGCGAATTGGATTTTGCTCAGTGCCTGATGTGTGGCATCGAAAAGTCGATATGCCGGGTATCTTCTTTGGTATTCCAAGGAAGATACCCGGCATATTCGTATTGTGGTGCCACACATAAGACACCTAGCTATTTGGAGGGCGGTATTTCTGCCACAAACAGCCGTAATGGCGTTTGGGCTGGGCAGGAACACCTTGTGCGGGAAGGCTGTGCCCCACGGGCGGGCCTCTGTGCTGGCGCTGTATTACTCCTGTACGGCGGCCAGCGCCTGATTGAGATCGGCGATAATATCGTCGGCGTTCTCGATGCCGCAGCTCAGTCGCACCAGATCGATGCCCACGCCGGCTTCCTCGAGCTGCTCCTCGGTGAGCTGGCGATGCGTGGTGCCGGCCGGATACAGCGTGCAGCTGCGGGCGTCGGCCACATGGGTGGCGATGGACACCATCTTCAGGTGGTCGAGGAACGCGGATACTTTCTCGCGGCCGCCCGGCACGCCGAAGGAAATCACGCCGCAGGTTCCGTTCGGCATGTACTTTTCGGCCAGTGTGTGATACTTGTCCGATTCCAGACCGGGGAAGCTCACCCAGCTGACGCGCGGATCGGATTCAAGCCACTTGGCCACGGCCAGGGCGTTGGCGCAGTGGCGTTCCATACGTACTCCGAGGGATTCCAGGTGCATGCCCATGATCCACGAGTTGATCGGCGCCGGCGTGGAGCCGAAGTCGCGCATGAGCTGCGCGGTGGCCTTGGTGATGTATGCGGCCTTGCCGAATTCCTTGGCGTAGGTCACGCCATGGTAGGAATCGTCCGGAGTGGTGAGCCCCGGGAACTTTTCCGCGTGGGCCATCCAATCGAAATTACCGGAGTCGACGATCGCGCCGCCCACGCAGGAGCCATGACCATCCATGTACTTGGTGGTGGCGTGCGTGACGATGTCCACGCCGTACTGGAACGGGCGGCAGTTGATCGGCGTCGGGAACGTGTTGTCTACAATCAGCGGCACGCCATGGCGATGTGCCGCGTTCGCGAATTTCTCGAAGTCGAGCACGATCAGCGCCGGGTTGGAGATTGATTCGCCGAACACGGCCTTGGTGTTTGGTCGGAATGCGGCCTCGAGCTCATCTTCGGTGCAATCGG comes from the Bifidobacterium angulatum DSM 20098 = JCM 7096 genome and includes:
- a CDS encoding O-acetylhomoserine aminocarboxypropyltransferase/cysteine synthase family protein, translating into MSENVDTICVQGGYQPGNGESRTPPIIQATTFKYQSSEQMSRLFDLSESGYFYTRLQNPTNDTVAAKICELEGGAAAMLTSSGQAANFFALFNICNNGDHIVASSAIYGGTFNLINVTMRKMGIECTFVSPDCTEDELEAAFRPNTKAVFGESISNPALIVLDFEKFANAAHRHGVPLIVDNTFPTPINCRPFQYGVDIVTHATTKYMDGHGSCVGGAIVDSGNFDWMAHAEKFPGLTTPDDSYHGVTYAKEFGKAAYITKATAQLMRDFGSTPAPINSWIMGMHLESLGVRMERHCANALAVAKWLESDPRVSWVSFPGLESDKYHTLAEKYMPNGTCGVISFGVPGGREKVSAFLDHLKMVSIATHVADARSCTLYPAGTTHRQLTEEQLEEAGVGIDLVRLSCGIENADDIIADLNQALAAVQE